The sequence CATTTTTGTGTTTAGCTAATTTTCCAATCAATTACTTTCTTAACTTTCTAGTTCAGGCGAGATTGCGTTCAAACTTTCCTCTAAATTCtactcttaataaaaaatcgacaGCAATACTTTAAGGTGGCTATAGAAGTTACTTTACATACCTGCAATAATCAGGTGGCAATGTTAAGGTCTTGTACCACAATAATGTACTTAAACCAACACTCCAAGTCCTCAGAGGACTAGTAAGAAATGATAGAGTTCCATATTCCAACCAAAAGAAGTACGCAAGCAGTAGTTGTATTGTCAGTAGAAATATAAAGGGCAAATTCCGGATGACTCGCTTTATTCCTTGGGCATTGTGATTCGTCAAACGTAAGTCTAAACAATATGCCAATACAAATATCAATGGGATTTGCACAAACATTAACTGCACACTTCCGTACATATACGTAAATGGTTCAGGCAGAAATGTGCCCTTTATAACAATACCCCATGCAAAAATGGTGCCAATGTACCCATCAATAAGTTCCCCTATCGCCCATGGGCCAAGTGGTAAATACAATGCATATAGTATAATCGGATAAAATATCCGATCGACTTTGCTCAAAAGCCAGACTTTCCGTAAAATCTGACGGCCACATCTTCGTCTGTATTTTGGCGGGCTCTTTTGTGATCTCAAAATGCTTAGCGGTGTGACATTTATTACCAATAGTGTTCCAAATACCGCCTGAaactatacatttattattagcaGAAATCTATTACGTAAATATTACCTCTTTAATCTTTATCTTTAAACCTACCACAGATCCTGCGTCAAGCATTAGCAAAATTCTGGGTATTACTTCAAAATTCACTGATGTCCCATCTAGAGTAAACGGATGAGTTACATTTGTCTCTTTTCCTAGTTCATCAACAGCTCTTACATACAAGTTATGAATACCTGTTACAAACAAATGGGGAAGCCAATCACAGACATAAAGTGGTCTTTCCTTAGATTTACAATTTAACCAACTTAATCTATCAAAAGATATCTTTACACTCTCGATTTGAACATCACTAAACGCTAAAATCCTTATATGGGTTGAGTCAGGTATCAAACTCAATGGTTCTCGTCCAGGTATAGCATATTTCGCATGTTTAGGATTTGTCACAAGAATAACTGGCCATGTATTGTGTCTTTGGTCAACAAAAGAGAACATTCCATGATCTATGGCCGCCAAACGATACATTCTGTT is a genomic window of Pieris napi chromosome 13, ilPieNapi1.2, whole genome shotgun sequence containing:
- the LOC125055521 gene encoding transmembrane protein 62-like isoform X1, whose translation is MIFSKAVFSVVCILLLLSMFVASILNTIATDHNFTNENKDEGENFTKYLAKKYGPISDSPNNLIWFLQISDIHISIFRDPGRISQFQQFCDSTVKKIKPFLVLATGDLTDAKAKDNLGSSQVKSEWVYYYNIIKESGVTEHTTWLDIRGNHDNFNIRTLNSQENYFRNYSVQGINNPKSYVHYMNVNGVSTAFIGIDACPEPGLRRPFNFIGILDAQEQQYIQKLKQDAENKADHIVWFGHYPTSCLLSLEHDQQRIDVRQLIASASGSQVYVCGHLHSMGGLVPKMYTKHKKGYLELELGDWKDNRMYRLAAIDHGMFSFVDQRHNTWPVILVTNPKHAKYAIPGREPLSLIPDSTHIRILAFSDVQIESVKISFDRLSWLNCKSKERPLYVCDWLPHLFVTGIHNLYVRAVDELGKETNVTHPFTLDGTSVNFEVIPRILLMLDAGSVFQAVFGTLLVINVTPLSILRSQKSPPKYRRRCGRQILRKVWLLSKVDRIFYPIILYALYLPLGPWAIGELIDGYIGTIFAWGIVIKGTFLPEPFTYMYGSVQLMFVQIPLIFVLAYCLDLRLTNHNAQGIKRVIRNLPFIFLLTIQLLLAYFFWLEYGTLSFLTSPLRTWSVGLSTLLWYKTLTLPPDYCRRLQKLNETPP